Part of the Scyliorhinus canicula chromosome 13, sScyCan1.1, whole genome shotgun sequence genome, agccatgatctcactgaatggtggagcaggctcgaggggccagatggccgactcctgctcctagttcttatgttcttactgtCTGTGTTTCAGACTCTCACTCCCTCCGGTATTTCCTCACTGGTGTATCTCCGATCGATGGTTTCCCAGAGTTTGTGGCTGCTGGTTATGTAGATGACGTCCAGTTTGTCATGTACGAGAGTGATCGTAAAGAATTGATCCCCCGAGAAAACTGGatggtggagagagagggggccacATTTTGGGAGCGAAAGAAATTCCTTGTGCAGGAGCAAGAGTTGTATTTCAAAACCTATATTCCAAACCTCATGAAACGGATCAACCAGTCGGAAGGTGAGTCCTAACCTTCCCATAACTTGGTACTTTTCTGTCTGTTCAATGGTgcctggtggggttggggaggagcaggagtgggatGTGATCTGGGACCCAGAGGCTTGTGGTTTGTGTGcgcgtgtatgtatgtgtgtacgtTTGTGCGTGTGTAGGGTCAATATTGGAACTAACACTGATTGACAGCTTGTGTTTGTCATTCCCAGGGGAGCACGTTTACCAGATGATGAATGGCTGTGAGCTGAGGGATGATGGAACAACGAGTGGATTCAACCAATACGGGTGGGATGGACGAGATTTCATCAGCTTCGACAAGAGTAACATGGTGTGGGTGACCCCGGTCCCCTGGGGAGAGAGCATCAAACGCAGCTGGGACAAGAACACAGTCGACAAACAGAGATGGAAACATTACCTGGAGGTGGAATGTATCGACTGGCTGAGGAAATACCTGGAGTATGGACAGAGggaactgagagtcggtgagtgagggagggactgagagtcggtgagtgaggagGGGAACTGAGAGTCGGTGACTGAGGGGGAacagagtcggtgagtgaggggggggactgagagtcggtgagtgaggggggactgagagtccgtgagtgaggggggggggactgagagtcggtgagtgagggggggactgagagtcggtgagtgaggggggggactgagagtcggtgagtgggggggggggggctgagagtcGGTGACTGAGGGGGAacagagtcggtgagtgaggggggcctgagagtcggtgagtgagggggggactaattcggtgagtgaggggaggggactgagggtcagtgagtgaggggcagacagagtcggtgagtgaggggggactgagagtcggtaagtgagggggggagtgagagtcggtgagtgaggggggtctgagagtcggtgagtgagggggaacagagtcggtgagtgagggggggactgtgtcggtgagtgagtgggggactgagagtcagtgagtgaggggggactgatagtcggtgagagagggggggcactgaaagtcggtgagtgagggggaacagagtcggtgagtgagggggggactgagagtcggtgagtgaggggggactgagagtcggtgagtgagggggggacagagtcggtgagtgaggggggactaagtcagtgagtgagggagggactgagtcggtgagtgaggggggactgagattcggtgagtgagggggggtctgagaatcggtgagtgagggggaacagagtcggtgagtggggggggagtgagagtcagtgagtgaggggggactgagagtcggtgagtgggggggagtgagagtcggtgagtgagggggaacagagtcggtgagtgagggggggactgagtctgagtgagggagggactgagagtcggtgagtgaggggggacagagtcggtgagtgagggggggactgagagtcggtgagtgagggggggactgagagtcggtgagtgaggggggggactgtgagtcggtgagtgagggagggactgagagtcggtgagtgagggggggactgagagtcggtgagtgaggggggggaatgagagtcggtgagtgagggggggactgagagtcggtgagtgagggggggacagagagtcggtgagtgagggggggactgagagtcggtgagtgaggggggacagagtcggtgagtgagggggggactaagtcagtgagtgagggagggactgagtcggtgagtgagtggggactgagagtcggtgagtgagggggggtctgagagtcggtgagtgagggggggactgaaagtcggtgagtggggggggggagtgagagtcagtgagtgagggaggactgagagtcggtgagtgagggggggactgagagtcgctgtgaggggggactgagagtcggtgagtgagggggggactgagagtcggtgtgagggggggactgagagtcggtgagtgagggggggactgtgagtcggtgagtgagggagggactgagagtcggtgagtgaggggggggaatgagagtcggtgagtgagggggggactgagagtcggtgagtgaggggggactgagagtcggtgagtgaggcgagggtctgagagtcggtgagtgaaggggggactgagagtcggtgagtgagggggggaactGAGAGTCGgtgtgagggggggactgagagtcggtgagtgagggggggactgtgagtcggtgagagagggagggactgagagtcggtgagtgagggggggaatgagagtcggtgagtgaggggcggactgagagtcggtgagtgaggggggactgagagtcggtgagtgaggcgagggactgagagtcggtgagtgagggggggactgagagttggtgagtgagggggggactgagtcgctgtgaggggggactgagagtcggtgagtgagggggggactgtgagtcggtgagtgagggagggactgagagtcggtgagtgaggggggggaatgagagtcggtgagtgaggggggaacTGAGAGTCGGTGcgtgagggggggactgagagtcggtgagtgaggggggggactgagagtcggtgattGAGGcgagggactgagagtcggtgagtgagggggggactgagagtcggtgagtgagggagggactgagagtcggtgagtgagggggggactgagagtcggtgagtgagggggggactgagagttggtgagtgagggggggactgagagtcggtgtgagggggggactgagagtcggtgagtgagggggggactgtgagtcggtgagtgagggagggactgagagtcggtgagtgaggggggggaatgagagtcggtgagtgaggggggaactgagagtcggtgagtgagggggggactgagagtcggtgagtgaggggggggactgagagtcggtgattGAGGcgagggactgagagtcggtgagtgaggggggactgagagtcggtgagtgagggagggactgagagtcggtgagtgagggggggactgagagccGGTGAGTGAGGGAgcgactgagagtcggtgagtgaggggggtactgagagtcggtgagtgaggggggggaaagagagtcggtgagtgagagggggactgagagtcggtgagtgagggggggtctgagtcggtgagtgaggggggggctaagtcagtgagtgagggagggactgagtcggtgagtgaggggggactgagagtcggtgagtgaggggggggtctgagagtcggtgagtgagggggaacagagtcggtgagtggggggggggagtgagagtcagtgagtgaggggggactgagagtcggtgagtggggggggagtgagagtcggtgagtgagggggaacagagtcggtgagtgagggggggactgagtctgagtgaggggggggactgagagtcggtgtgtgagaggggactgagagtcggtgagtgagggggggtctgagtcggtgagtgagggggggactaagtcagtgagtgagggagggactgagtcggtgagtgagggggactgagagtcggtgagtgagggggggactgagagtcggtgagtggggggggggagtgagagtcagtgagtgaggggggactgagagtcggtgagtgaggggggactgagagtcgctgtgaggggggggactgagagtcggtgagtgagggggggactgagagtcggtgtgagggggggactgagagtcggtgagtgaggggggggactgTGAgtcggtgagagagggagggactgagagtcggtgagtgagggcggggaatgagagtcggtgagtgaggggcggactgagagtcggtgagtgagggcggactgagagtcggtgagtgaggcgagggactgagagtcggtgagtgagggggggactgagagtcggtgagtgagggagggactgagagtcggtgagtgagggggggactgagagtcggtgagtggggggggagtgagagtcagtgagtgagggggggacagagagtcggtgagtgagggggggactgagagtcggtgagtgaggggggggactgagagtcggtgagtgagggggggactgagagtcggtgagtgacgCGAGGGACTGAGattcggtgagtgag contains:
- the LOC119976356 gene encoding major histocompatibility complex class I-related gene protein-like isoform X1; this encodes MIGLMALLLCGEVAADSHSLRYFLTGVSPIDGFPEFVAAGYVDDVQFVMYESDRKELIPRENWMVEREGATFWERKKFLVQEQELYFKTYIPNLMKRINQSEGEHVYQMMNGCELRDDGTTSGFNQYGWDGRDFISFDKSNMVWVTPVPWGESIKRSWDKNTVDKQRWKHYLEVECIDWLRKYLEYGQRELRVVAPIVSFTRLGDSNRLSCVVTGFYPQAIEVNLCRDGVVIDETLSSGILPNHDRTYQIRKWVAFDPEDKAEYSCQVEHSGLNETLVVIYGLKSQVMVNVRIVFGVLGIIAVVVNAVVVVIIYLKKGRGKSV
- the LOC119976356 gene encoding major histocompatibility complex class I-related gene protein-like isoform X2, yielding MYESDRKELIPRENWMVEREGATFWERKKFLVQEQELYFKTYIPNLMKRINQSEGEHVYQMMNGCELRDDGTTSGFNQYGWDGRDFISFDKSNMVWVTPVPWGESIKRSWDKNTVDKQRWKHYLEVECIDWLRKYLEYGQRELRVVAPIVSFTRLGDSNRLSCVVTGFYPQAIEVNLCRDGVVIDETLSSGILPNHDRTYQIRKWVAFDPEDKAEYSCQVEHSGLNETLVVIYGLKSQVMVNVRIVFGVLGIIAVVVNAVVVVIIYLKKGRGKSV